The following are encoded in a window of Eschrichtius robustus isolate mEscRob2 chromosome 1, mEscRob2.pri, whole genome shotgun sequence genomic DNA:
- the SOCS4 gene encoding suppressor of cytokine signaling 4, protein MAENNESNSKNVDVRPKTSRSRSADRKDGYVWSGKKLSWSKKSESCSDAETVSALEKTEVPLRSQERKHSCSSIELDLDHSCGHRFLGRSLKQKLQDAVGQCFPIKNCSSRHSSGLPSKRKIHISELMLDKCPFPPRSDLAFRWHFIKRHTAPISPKSDEWVSTDLSQTELRDGQLKQRRNMEEVNCFSHTSVQPCVITNNDSSGRGGSGTGSIMNLASNNSIEDSDMDSDDEIITLCTSSRKRNKPKWEIDEEILQLETPPKYHTQIDYVHCLVPDLLQINNNPCYWGVMDKYAAEALLDGKPEGTFLLRDSAQEDYLFSVSFRRYSRSLHARIEQWNHNFSFDAHDPCVFHSPDITGLLEHYKDPSACMFFEPLLSTPLIRTFPFPLQHICRTVICNCTTYDGIDALPIPSSMKLYLKEYHYKSKVRVLRIDAPEQQC, encoded by the coding sequence ATGgcagaaaataatgaaagtaaTAGTAAAAATGTAGATGTAAGGCCCAAAACTAGTCGGAGTCGAAGTGCTGACAGAAAGGATGGTTATGTATGGAGTGGAAAGAAGTTATCTTGGTCAAAAAAGAGTGAAAGTTGTTCAGATGCTGAAACAGTGAGTGCTCTAGAGAAAACTGAAGTTCCTTTAAGGAGCCAAGAAAGGAAGCACAGCTGTTCATCTATCGAGTTGGATTTAGATCATTCCTGTGGGCATAGATTTTTAGGCCGATCTCTTAAACAGAAACTGCAAGATGCTGTGGGGCAGTGTTTTCCAATAAAGAATTGTAGTAGTCGGCACTCTTCAGGGCTTCCgtctaaaagaaaaattcatatcAGTGAACTCATGTTAGATAAGTGTCCTTTTCCACCTCGATCAGATTTAGCCTTTAGGTGGCATTTTATTAAACGACACACTGCTCCTATAAGTCCCAAATCAGATGAATGGGTAAGCACAGACTTGTCTCAGACTGAATTGAGGGATGGTCAACTAAAACAACGAAGAAACATGGAAGAGGTCAACTGCTTCTCACATACCAGTGTTCAGCCCTGTGTCATAACCAATAATGATTCTTCAGGTAGAGGTGGTTCTGGGACTGGCTCTATAATGAACCTGGCTTCAAATAACAGTATAGAAGATAGTGATATGGATTCAGATGATGAAATTATAACACTTTGCACAAGttccaggaaaagaaacaaacccaAATGGGAAATTGATGAAGAAATCCTGCAACTGGAAACACCTCCTAAGTACCATACCCAGATTGATTATGTCCACTGTCTTGTACCAGACCTCCTTCAGATCAATAATAATCCATGTTACTGGGGCGTTATGGATAAATATGCAGCTGAAGCTCTACTAGACGGAAAACCAGAGGGTACCTTTTTACTGCGAGATTCAGCACAGGAAGACTATTTATTCTCCGTTAGTTTTAGACGCTATAGTCGTTCTCTTCATGCTAGAATTGAACAGTGGAATCACAACTTTAGCTTTGATGCACATGATCCTTGTGTCTTCCATTCTCCTGACATTACTGGGCTCCTAGAGCATTATAAGGACCCGAGTGCCTGTATGTTCTTCGAACCACTTTTATCCACTCCTTTAATTCGGACTTTCCCCTTTCCCCTGCAGCATATATGCAGAACAGTTATTTGTAACTGTACAACTTATGATGGCATTGATGCCCTTCCAATTCCTTCTTCCATGAAATTATATCTGAAAGAATATCACTATAAATCAAAAGTTAGAGTACTCAGGATTGATGCACCAGAACAACAATGCTAG
- the MAPK1IP1L gene encoding MAPK-interacting and spindle-stabilizing protein-like — MSDEFSLADALPEHSPAKTSAVSNTKPGQPPQGWPGSNPWNNPSAPPSVPSGLPPSATPSTVPFGPAPTGMYPSVPPTGPPPGPPAPFPPSGPSCPPPGGPYPAPTVPGPGPTGPYPTPNMPFPELPRPYGAPTDPAAAGPLGPWGSMSSGPWAPGMGGQYPTPNMPYPSPGPYPAPPPPQAPGAAPPVPWGTVPPGAWGPPAPYPAPAGSYPTPGLYPSPNNPFQVPSGPSGAPPMPGGPHSYH; from the exons aTGTCTGATGAATTTTCG TTGGCAGATGCACTACCTGAACACTCCCCTGCCAAAACCTCTGCTGTGAGCAATACAAAACCCGGCCAACCTCCTCAAGGCTGGCCAGGTTCCAACCCTTGGAATAACCCAAGTGCTCCACCTTCTGTGCCATCTGGACTCCCACCAAGTGCAACACCCTCCACTGTGCCTTTTGGACCAGCACCAACAGGAATGTATCCCTCTGTGCCTCCCACCGGACCACCTCCAGGACCCCCTGCACCCTTTCCTCCTTCTGGACCATCATGCCCCCCACCTGGTGGTCCTTATCCAGCCCcaactgtgccaggccctggcccCACAGGGCCATATCCTACACCAAATATGCCCTTTCCAGAGCTTCCGAGACCATATGGTGCGCCCACAGATCCAGCTGCAGCTGGTCCTTTAGGTCCATGGGGATCCATGTCTTCTGGACCTTGGGCACCAGGAATGGGAGGGCAGTATCCCACCCCTAACATGCCATATCCATCTCCAGGGCCGTAtcccgctcctcctcctccccaggcacCAGGGGCTGCACCACCTGTTCCGTGGGGCACTGTTCCACCAGGAGCCTGGGGACCACCAGCGCCATATCCTGCCCCTGCAGGATCATATCCCACACCAGGACTCTATCCCAGTCCCAATAACCCTTTTCAAGTGCCTTCAGGACCTTCCGGTGCTCCACCGATGCCCGGTGGCCCCCAT TCTTACCATTAA